One Kitasatospora sp. NBC_01287 DNA window includes the following coding sequences:
- the casA gene encoding type I-E CRISPR-associated protein Cse1/CasA gives MTGSADAAALGARLTPAARSVWAKHHQATDTWLPLWRHLADSAAVAGQLWDEWLPLSIRQLISNQLADDTADIKSCAHARTLVVWLAATHDIGKATPAFACQVESLADRMRAAGLEMPQQRQFGEDRRRAPHGLAGQLLLQEWLVEENGWSERWAAQFTVIAGGHHGVPPSHSQIHDLDLRPDLLRTHGPSETLWRETQFELLDACAADYGIRELLPALRTVKLSQPTQVSLTAVVILADWIASNPELFPYLPLPQPSRSADRIAAAWRGLNLPPRWCPVEPTEPAATLIARRFALPPGATARPVQEQAIELARTMPEPGLMVIEAPMGEGKTEAALAVAEIFAARSGAGGCFIALPTRATSNAMFSRLLQWLDHLPGDGERSVYLAHAKAALQDEYAGLMRAGNRSIEAVDADGPRGIPRSWRQNRSAEAELIAHQWLRGRKKGMLASFAVGTVDQLLFAGLKSRHLALRHLALAGKVVVIDEVHAYDAYMSSYLERVLSWLGAYRVPVVMLSATLPAATRKALLQAYTGAEAGNQAEYVGVPLPPTAAYPLLTAVAPSSRPVERQPPAASGRRTAVRLDPLSDDLGELADRLAHELREGGCALVVRNTVDRVLEATQQLRERFGAAAVTVAHARFLDLDRARKDSELLSRFGPDAHPGARPAGPHIVVASQVVEQSLDIDFDLLVTDLCPVDLLLQRLGRLHRHQRQRPAPLRTARCLLTGVDWQVGASPASLTLQGSVAPAPSTPPTPPTPVRGSVAIYRLHPLLRALAVLQPQLHADGPALQLPDDISPLVQRAYGDGPEGPPEWAAAMARAADDYRRARAEQTARAEVFRLDEVRRPGRSLVGWIEAGVGDTEDTRTGRAQVRDGEESLEVLVAQRRADGSLTTVPWLDRGMGGLELPLDAVPAPRACRALAASSLRLPYQFSKPWVVDRAIDELEQLNVAAWQVRECPQLAGELVLVLDEDCRTQLVGYELQYSVTDGLVVRSADAKKRSQVPSVPSVPSKSSTPQVLLAHAAPPTRSVPSFDLVSQPWLPVQRLDGTTAELSLGEVFTEAHALRRLVGDLPTQEFALLRLLLAILHDAVEGPVELEDWEELWHSPAPFTAVGPYLAKYQEHFDLLHPRTPFFQVAELRTEKDEVASLNRIVADVPNGDPFLTMRMPGVDRLGFAEAARWLVHAHAFDTSGIKSAAVGDPRAKSGKVYPQGLGWTGNLGGVLAEGDTLRETLLLNLVAADSPGLRFRPADDRPAWRRGPYGPAQDPGAADPAARRPSGPRDLYTWQSRRIRLHHDGQQVHGVVLSYGDPLSPRNRFALEPMTGWRRSPAQERKLGEVPVYLPREHDPARAAWRGLAALLTAEAEHLPEQRAEAATFLRPRVLDWVARLTTERVLPARKLIRARIIGAAYGTQQSVIDDVVDDGLALAVVLLHEHDHRYAAAAIDAVADADSAVRALGRLASDLAEAAGSAQDPPQNRALDLGFGLLDGPYRQWLAELGRSADPAEARQEWQRTVHRLLGSTGRELADAAPQAACEGRVVTDAKGGRSWLDDSRALLRFRGRLNRLLPAAVADERMNGDKPRNHHEQDEGSARSMPSEHNGQSGQSDQKAEE, from the coding sequence ATGACCGGATCAGCCGACGCCGCTGCCCTCGGGGCGCGGCTCACCCCGGCCGCACGCTCCGTCTGGGCGAAGCATCACCAGGCGACCGACACCTGGCTCCCGCTGTGGCGGCACCTGGCGGACAGCGCGGCCGTTGCCGGACAGCTGTGGGACGAGTGGCTGCCACTGAGCATCCGTCAACTCATTTCAAACCAACTGGCCGACGACACAGCCGACATCAAAAGCTGCGCCCACGCCCGCACCCTCGTCGTCTGGCTCGCCGCCACGCACGACATCGGCAAGGCCACGCCCGCCTTCGCGTGCCAGGTGGAGAGCCTCGCCGACCGGATGCGGGCGGCGGGGCTGGAGATGCCGCAGCAGCGGCAGTTCGGGGAGGACCGGCGACGGGCGCCGCACGGGTTGGCCGGGCAACTCCTGCTGCAGGAGTGGCTGGTGGAGGAGAACGGGTGGTCCGAGCGGTGGGCGGCGCAGTTCACCGTCATCGCCGGGGGGCACCACGGGGTACCGCCGAGCCACTCGCAGATCCATGATCTCGACCTGCGGCCCGACCTGCTGCGGACCCACGGACCCAGCGAAACCCTTTGGCGCGAAACACAGTTCGAGCTGCTGGATGCCTGCGCTGCCGACTACGGCATCCGCGAGCTGCTCCCCGCCCTCCGCACGGTCAAGCTCTCGCAGCCCACGCAGGTCTCGCTCACCGCTGTCGTCATCCTCGCCGACTGGATCGCCAGCAACCCGGAGCTGTTCCCCTACCTTCCCCTCCCGCAGCCTTCGCGCTCAGCCGACCGGATCGCCGCTGCCTGGCGCGGGCTGAACCTGCCGCCTCGATGGTGCCCGGTGGAACCCACGGAGCCCGCGGCCACGTTGATCGCCCGCCGCTTCGCACTACCACCCGGTGCCACGGCCCGGCCGGTCCAGGAGCAGGCGATCGAGCTGGCGCGCACCATGCCGGAGCCGGGCCTGATGGTGATCGAGGCGCCCATGGGCGAGGGCAAGACGGAGGCCGCCCTCGCGGTGGCGGAGATCTTCGCCGCTCGTAGCGGGGCGGGCGGCTGCTTCATCGCGCTGCCCACCCGGGCGACGAGCAACGCGATGTTCTCCCGGCTCCTCCAGTGGCTGGACCACCTACCGGGCGACGGTGAGCGCTCCGTATACCTGGCGCACGCGAAGGCCGCACTGCAGGACGAGTACGCCGGACTGATGCGCGCGGGAAACCGGAGCATCGAAGCCGTGGACGCGGACGGGCCGCGCGGGATTCCGCGCTCATGGCGGCAGAACCGTTCGGCAGAGGCCGAGTTGATCGCCCACCAATGGCTGCGCGGGCGGAAGAAGGGCATGCTCGCTTCGTTCGCGGTCGGCACCGTCGACCAGCTCCTCTTCGCCGGGCTCAAGAGCCGGCACCTGGCGCTGCGGCATCTGGCGCTGGCCGGCAAGGTCGTCGTGATCGACGAAGTGCACGCCTACGACGCCTACATGAGCAGCTACCTGGAGCGGGTGCTCTCCTGGCTCGGCGCCTACCGCGTCCCGGTGGTGATGCTCTCGGCGACCCTCCCTGCCGCGACCCGCAAGGCCCTGCTGCAGGCGTACACCGGGGCCGAGGCTGGCAACCAGGCGGAGTACGTCGGAGTGCCGCTCCCCCCGACCGCCGCGTACCCGCTGCTGACCGCCGTGGCCCCCAGCAGCCGTCCGGTCGAGCGCCAACCACCCGCCGCGTCCGGCCGCCGCACCGCCGTCCGGCTGGACCCACTGAGCGACGACCTCGGCGAGCTCGCCGACCGCCTGGCCCACGAGCTGCGCGAGGGCGGCTGCGCGCTGGTCGTGCGCAACACCGTGGACCGCGTGCTGGAGGCCACTCAGCAGCTCCGGGAGCGCTTCGGTGCGGCAGCCGTCACCGTCGCCCACGCCCGGTTCCTCGATCTGGACCGGGCCCGCAAGGACAGCGAGTTGCTGAGCCGGTTCGGTCCTGACGCGCACCCAGGGGCCCGACCCGCCGGCCCGCACATCGTGGTAGCGAGCCAGGTCGTCGAACAGTCGCTGGACATCGACTTCGACCTGCTGGTCACCGACCTCTGCCCGGTCGACCTGCTGCTGCAGCGCCTGGGTCGGCTCCACCGCCACCAGCGCCAGCGCCCTGCGCCGCTCCGCACCGCGCGCTGCCTGCTGACGGGGGTCGACTGGCAGGTCGGCGCATCGCCGGCTTCTCTGACGCTCCAGGGATCAGTTGCACCGGCACCGTCGACACCCCCAACGCCCCCGACGCCCGTCCGCGGCTCCGTGGCCATCTACCGCCTTCACCCCCTGCTGCGTGCGCTGGCTGTCCTCCAGCCCCAGCTGCACGCCGATGGACCAGCCCTCCAACTCCCGGACGACATCAGCCCGCTCGTCCAACGCGCCTACGGCGACGGCCCCGAGGGCCCGCCCGAGTGGGCGGCTGCCATGGCGCGGGCCGCCGACGACTACCGCCGGGCCCGCGCGGAGCAGACCGCCCGTGCCGAGGTGTTCCGGCTGGACGAGGTACGCAGACCGGGGCGCTCACTCGTCGGCTGGATCGAGGCCGGCGTCGGCGACACGGAGGACACCCGCACCGGCCGGGCCCAGGTGCGCGACGGCGAGGAGAGTCTCGAAGTGCTCGTGGCCCAGCGGCGGGCGGACGGCTCACTCACCACCGTGCCCTGGCTGGACCGCGGGATGGGCGGGCTGGAGCTGCCGCTCGACGCGGTACCGGCGCCGCGTGCGTGCCGAGCCCTGGCGGCGAGTTCACTGCGCCTGCCCTACCAGTTCAGCAAGCCCTGGGTGGTGGACCGCGCGATCGACGAGCTGGAGCAGCTGAACGTCGCCGCCTGGCAGGTGCGCGAGTGCCCGCAGTTGGCGGGCGAGCTGGTGCTGGTGCTGGACGAGGACTGCCGGACCCAACTGGTTGGCTACGAGCTGCAGTACAGCGTCACCGACGGCCTGGTGGTCAGGTCGGCCGACGCGAAGAAGAGGAGTCAGGTGCCATCCGTTCCATCCGTTCCGTCCAAGTCGTCCACGCCGCAGGTGCTGCTTGCGCACGCGGCGCCTCCCACGCGATCCGTACCGTCCTTCGACCTGGTCTCGCAGCCGTGGCTGCCCGTGCAGCGGCTCGACGGCACGACGGCCGAGCTCTCCCTCGGCGAGGTCTTCACGGAGGCCCACGCCCTGCGTCGACTGGTCGGTGATCTGCCCACCCAGGAATTCGCGCTGCTGCGGCTCCTGTTGGCGATCCTGCACGACGCCGTCGAAGGCCCGGTCGAGCTGGAGGACTGGGAGGAGCTCTGGCACAGCCCGGCGCCGTTCACGGCGGTCGGCCCGTATCTGGCGAAGTACCAGGAGCACTTCGACCTGCTGCACCCGCGCACTCCCTTCTTCCAAGTGGCCGAACTGCGCACGGAGAAGGACGAGGTGGCGAGCCTCAACCGGATCGTCGCCGATGTGCCCAACGGTGACCCGTTCCTCACCATGCGGATGCCCGGTGTGGACCGGTTGGGCTTCGCGGAGGCGGCGCGCTGGCTGGTGCACGCCCACGCCTTCGACACCTCGGGGATCAAGTCGGCCGCCGTGGGCGACCCCCGCGCCAAGAGCGGCAAGGTGTATCCGCAGGGCCTGGGTTGGACCGGAAACCTCGGCGGCGTACTGGCGGAGGGCGACACCCTGCGCGAGACACTGCTGCTCAACCTGGTGGCCGCCGACTCGCCCGGCCTGCGGTTCAGGCCGGCGGACGACCGCCCGGCCTGGCGCCGCGGACCCTACGGGCCCGCCCAGGACCCCGGCGCCGCAGACCCGGCGGCCCGCCGACCGTCCGGCCCCAGAGACCTCTACACCTGGCAGTCCCGCCGCATCCGCCTGCACCACGACGGGCAGCAGGTGCACGGGGTCGTCCTCTCCTACGGCGATCCGCTCAGCCCGCGCAACCGGTTCGCGCTGGAGCCGATGACCGGGTGGCGGCGCAGCCCGGCTCAGGAGAGGAAGCTCGGCGAGGTACCGGTGTACCTGCCGCGCGAGCACGACCCGGCTCGGGCGGCCTGGCGCGGCCTGGCGGCGCTGCTGACCGCCGAGGCCGAGCACCTGCCCGAGCAGCGCGCGGAGGCCGCCACCTTCCTGCGCCCGCGGGTGCTGGACTGGGTGGCCCGGTTGACGACCGAGCGGGTGCTGCCCGCTCGCAAGTTGATCAGGGCGCGCATCATCGGTGCGGCGTACGGGACCCAGCAGTCGGTGATCGATGACGTGGTCGACGACGGCCTCGCCCTCGCCGTGGTCCTGCTCCACGAGCACGACCACCGCTACGCCGCCGCGGCGATCGACGCGGTCGCGGACGCCGACAGCGCCGTCCGGGCGCTGGGCCGACTGGCGTCCGACCTCGCCGAGGCAGCCGGCTCCGCCCAGGACCCGCCGCAGAACCGCGCCCTGGACCTCGGGTTCGGCCTGCTCGACGGGCCGTACCGGCAGTGGCTGGCCGAACTGGGTCGCAGCGCCGACCCGGCCGAGGCCCGGCAGGAGTGGCAGCGCACCGTGCACCGCCTGCTCGGCAGCACCGGGCGCGAGCTGGCCGATGCGGCCCCGCAAGCCGCTTGCGAAGGGCGGGTGGTGACCGACGCCAAGGGCGGCCGCTCCTGGCTCGACGACAGTCGCGCGCTGCTGCGGTTCCGCGGGCGGCTGAACCGCTTACTGCCCGCAGCCGTTGCCGATGAGCGGATGAACGGCGACAAGCCGCGCAACCACCACGAGCAAGACGAAGGCAGCGCGCGCAGCATGCCGAGCGAGCACAACGGCCAGAGCGGCCAAAGCGACCAGAAGGCTGAGGAATGA
- the casB gene encoding type I-E CRISPR-associated protein Cse2/CasB: MTTTDTRPPTDQRKLGLVGTAVEPHIRELQRGYREDRADAVSAVARIRRGAGRSVAEAVDLWGVTGMERLYQEQALRGAAAEEAENAFHAAITLWALHQQAHRESGMHRRGGWQLGGAVRRLMPTNDIDEAVRMRFVRLGSSSSFDLLSQRLREIVLLLRRGDGIPLDYGVLADQLFQWQRPDGRTAVRRAWGHSFHAAWSGDQASATGTSESTSADPTDPTDPTASNSTATTATATATATADKDAS, encoded by the coding sequence ATGACCACCACTGACACCCGTCCCCCCACCGACCAACGGAAGCTGGGCCTGGTGGGCACCGCCGTCGAGCCGCACATCCGCGAACTCCAGCGCGGCTACCGCGAGGACCGTGCCGACGCCGTCTCCGCCGTGGCCCGGATCCGCCGCGGCGCCGGCCGGTCCGTGGCGGAGGCCGTCGACCTGTGGGGCGTCACGGGCATGGAACGGCTCTACCAGGAGCAGGCGTTGAGAGGCGCGGCCGCCGAGGAGGCGGAGAACGCGTTCCATGCCGCCATCACCCTCTGGGCGCTGCACCAGCAGGCGCACCGCGAGTCCGGCATGCACCGACGCGGCGGCTGGCAACTCGGCGGCGCGGTCCGTCGGCTGATGCCGACCAACGACATCGACGAGGCTGTCCGGATGCGCTTCGTGCGGCTCGGCTCCTCGTCCTCCTTCGACCTGCTCAGCCAGCGGCTGCGCGAGATCGTGCTGCTGCTCCGGCGTGGTGACGGGATCCCGCTCGACTACGGCGTGCTCGCCGACCAGCTCTTCCAGTGGCAGCGGCCTGACGGCCGCACTGCGGTGCGCCGCGCCTGGGGGCACAGCTTCCACGCCGCCTGGTCCGGCGACCAAGCCTCCGCAACCGGCACTTCCGAGAGCACCTCAGCCGATCCCACCGACCCAACCGACCCCACCGCCTCCAACTCCACCGCCACCACCGCCACCGCCACCGCCACCGCCACCGCCGACAAGGACGCCTCGTGA
- the cas7e gene encoding type I-E CRISPR-associated protein Cas7/Cse4/CasC, which produces MTRTILDVHILQTVPPSNLNRDDTGSPKTAIYGGVRRARVSSQAWKRATRQAFAELLDPSELGVRTKKVAEALAERITALSPTTEGAEALALAADTLIAATGAKIEPPRRKANAAKEKAGAPDPAPESSYLMFLSSRQLDALAQLAAEAVKSGDSKAFLKEKDNRAQARQLADTRHSVDIALFGRMVADATDINVDAAAQVAHAISVHAAETESDYYTAVDDRNSEAEPGAGMIGTVEFNSATLYRYAALDVDQLYRNLSKGPVTDESAATSVRRAVEAFVEGFVASIPTGKINTFGNHTLPDAVIVKLRSSRPISFVGAFEEPVQAGRSGGHVAAASARLAAFVPTLERAYGAESGGGSWVLRVGTDTEQLASLGTEVNLPELVQAVGSAVGAAVAETIAGTGAATPAATMAGRTERRG; this is translated from the coding sequence GTGACCCGGACCATCCTCGATGTCCACATCCTCCAGACCGTGCCGCCGAGCAACCTGAACCGGGACGACACCGGCTCACCGAAGACCGCCATCTACGGCGGGGTGCGCCGCGCCCGGGTCTCCAGCCAGGCCTGGAAGCGCGCCACCCGGCAGGCCTTCGCCGAGCTGCTCGATCCCAGTGAACTCGGCGTCCGGACAAAGAAGGTGGCCGAGGCCCTGGCTGAGCGGATCACCGCGCTGAGCCCGACGACGGAGGGCGCCGAGGCACTCGCACTGGCCGCCGACACACTGATCGCCGCCACCGGCGCGAAGATCGAGCCGCCCCGCCGCAAGGCGAACGCGGCCAAGGAGAAGGCCGGCGCGCCGGATCCAGCCCCCGAGTCCTCGTATCTGATGTTCCTGAGCTCCCGTCAACTCGACGCCCTGGCACAGCTCGCGGCCGAGGCGGTGAAGAGCGGGGACAGCAAGGCCTTCCTCAAGGAGAAGGACAACAGGGCCCAGGCCCGCCAACTCGCTGACACCCGGCACTCGGTGGACATCGCCCTGTTCGGCCGGATGGTCGCGGACGCCACCGACATCAACGTCGACGCCGCGGCGCAGGTGGCGCACGCGATCAGCGTCCACGCCGCGGAGACCGAGTCGGACTACTACACCGCCGTGGACGACCGGAACAGCGAGGCCGAGCCCGGGGCCGGCATGATCGGCACGGTCGAGTTCAACTCAGCGACGCTCTACCGCTATGCCGCACTCGACGTGGACCAGCTGTACCGCAACCTCAGCAAGGGGCCGGTGACCGACGAGTCGGCGGCGACGTCCGTGCGGCGCGCGGTCGAAGCGTTCGTCGAGGGCTTCGTCGCCTCGATCCCGACCGGGAAGATCAACACCTTCGGCAATCACACCCTGCCGGACGCGGTAATCGTCAAGTTGCGCTCGTCGCGGCCGATCAGCTTCGTCGGTGCCTTCGAGGAGCCGGTGCAGGCGGGCCGGAGCGGCGGCCATGTCGCGGCGGCCAGCGCGAGGCTGGCGGCGTTCGTGCCGACACTGGAGCGAGCCTACGGCGCGGAGAGCGGGGGCGGCAGCTGGGTGCTGCGGGTCGGGACCGATACCGAGCAACTCGCCTCCCTGGGTACCGAGGTCAACTTGCCGGAGCTGGTGCAGGCGGTCGGCTCGGCAGTCGGCGCCGCCGTTGCCGAGACCATTGCCGGGACCGGGGCGGCGACGCCTGCCGCGACCATGGCGGGCCGCACGGAGCGGCGTGGATGA
- the cas5e gene encoding type I-E CRISPR-associated protein Cas5/CasD, whose product MSVLVLRLAGPLQSWGSAARFARRTTETAPTKSGVLGLLAGAQGRDRDADLSDLAALRFGVRIEQPGTRIVDLQTAHHGDSDRSMPLSQRFYLADAVFLAALEGERSLIAALHAAVRAPVHLPYLGRRSCPPSGPVDVGVRDDAGLREVLEREPWLAAPWYRREHGQKAVLRLTLLIEPGDEGGDGDAHAAAHAGADAVRDQPISFDPRHRRYALRGVHTASVLLPRPHEQSPLPTPTPTPVPTPVPVPDHDPTQLLDGV is encoded by the coding sequence ATGAGCGTTCTCGTCCTCCGACTGGCCGGACCGCTGCAGTCCTGGGGCTCGGCGGCCCGCTTCGCCCGGCGCACCACGGAGACCGCCCCCACCAAGAGCGGCGTACTCGGCCTGCTCGCCGGCGCCCAGGGGCGGGACCGCGACGCCGACCTGTCCGACCTCGCCGCGCTGCGGTTCGGTGTGCGGATCGAGCAGCCCGGCACTCGCATCGTGGACCTGCAGACGGCGCACCACGGCGACAGCGACCGGTCGATGCCCCTGTCGCAGCGCTTCTACCTGGCGGACGCGGTCTTCCTGGCCGCGCTTGAGGGCGAACGCTCGCTGATCGCCGCGCTGCACGCGGCCGTTCGGGCACCCGTGCACCTGCCGTACCTGGGGCGGCGCTCGTGTCCGCCGAGCGGGCCGGTCGATGTCGGGGTGCGGGACGACGCAGGGCTGCGGGAGGTACTGGAACGGGAGCCCTGGCTGGCCGCCCCCTGGTACCGACGGGAGCACGGACAGAAGGCCGTACTGCGGCTGACACTGCTGATCGAGCCGGGGGACGAGGGCGGGGACGGGGACGCGCACGCCGCCGCGCACGCGGGCGCCGACGCCGTGCGGGATCAGCCGATCAGCTTCGACCCGCGCCACCGGCGCTACGCACTGCGCGGCGTCCACACGGCGAGCGTGCTGCTGCCGCGACCGCACGAGCAATCCCCCCTCCCCACGCCCACGCCCACGCCTGTGCCCACGCCTGTGCCCGTGCCCGACCATGATCCGACGCAGTTGCTGGACGGGGTCTGA
- the cas6e gene encoding type I-E CRISPR-associated protein Cas6/Cse3/CasE, which produces MFLTRFRINTARTDAKRLLSSPQRLHAAVMSSFAELPTHEGGGPRVLWRVDHNTRAEVALYVVGPHQPDLTHLVEQAGWPTLGGGWQTFDYGPFLTKLTAGDTWSFRLTANPVHSIRRKEGEPTKRTAHLTHRHQEQWLLDRQKEGGFAILETTPERRVLPQGDEHQLIVRDQRGLDFGKTDQPGGPRRRVTIVTATYDGRLRVTDPDALRRTLTAGLGKAKAYGCGLMTLAPVR; this is translated from the coding sequence ATGTTCCTCACACGCTTCCGTATCAACACCGCGCGCACCGACGCCAAGCGGTTGCTCTCCTCACCGCAACGGCTGCACGCCGCCGTGATGTCGTCCTTCGCGGAGCTGCCCACCCACGAGGGTGGCGGTCCCCGCGTGTTGTGGCGCGTCGACCACAACACCCGTGCCGAGGTGGCGCTCTACGTTGTCGGCCCGCACCAGCCCGACCTGACCCACCTGGTCGAACAGGCCGGCTGGCCCACTCTCGGCGGCGGCTGGCAGACCTTCGACTACGGGCCCTTCCTGACCAAGCTCACCGCTGGCGACACCTGGTCGTTCCGGCTCACCGCCAACCCCGTGCACAGCATCCGCCGCAAGGAAGGCGAACCGACAAAGCGCACTGCACATCTGACACATCGTCATCAGGAGCAATGGCTGCTCGACCGGCAGAAGGAAGGCGGCTTCGCCATCCTGGAGACGACGCCCGAACGCCGCGTCCTGCCACAGGGCGACGAACACCAGCTCATCGTGCGCGATCAGCGCGGGCTCGACTTCGGCAAGACCGACCAACCCGGCGGCCCACGCAGGCGGGTCACCATCGTCACCGCCACGTACGACGGGCGCCTGCGGGTGACCGACCCGGACGCCCTGCGCCGCACGCTGACGGCGGGGCTGGGCAAGGCCAAGGCCTACGGTTGCGGCCTGATGACCCTCGCCCCGGTGCGGTGA
- the cas1e gene encoding type I-E CRISPR-associated endonuclease Cas1e translates to MSTPARRRLSTPRELARVGDRLSFVYLERCVVHRDANAITADDADGTTHIPSATIGTLLLGPGTRITHQAMSVLGECGAGVVWVGENGVRYYAAGRALTRSAALAEAQATAWANRRSRLDVARAMYRTRYPDEDPSGLTRLELLGHEGQRVKEAYRRESLRTGVRWSGRHYVPGDFASGDAPNQAVTAAAQCLYGIAHAVVGALGCSPALGFVHSGHELSFVLDVADLYKTEVGIPAAFDAALEGPDDIASRTRRALRERIRTTGLLDRCVDDIKRLLAPYARQEKDGTEAAATADDAVALVDALDAEEAENAFDGADESDRVELQTDRGRTVPGGRNYSDGADR, encoded by the coding sequence GTGAGCACTCCGGCCAGGCGCCGGCTGTCCACGCCGCGCGAACTCGCTCGCGTCGGCGACCGGTTGTCCTTCGTCTACCTCGAACGGTGCGTGGTGCACCGGGACGCCAACGCGATCACCGCCGACGACGCCGACGGCACCACCCACATCCCGTCGGCCACCATCGGCACCCTGCTGCTCGGCCCGGGCACCCGCATCACCCACCAGGCCATGAGCGTGCTGGGCGAGTGTGGCGCCGGCGTGGTCTGGGTGGGCGAGAACGGCGTCCGCTACTACGCGGCGGGCCGGGCCCTGACCCGGTCCGCCGCCCTCGCCGAGGCCCAGGCCACCGCCTGGGCCAACCGGCGCAGCCGCCTCGACGTCGCCCGCGCGATGTACCGCACCCGCTACCCCGACGAGGACCCCTCCGGACTCACCCGCCTCGAACTCCTGGGCCACGAGGGCCAACGGGTCAAGGAAGCCTACCGGCGAGAGTCGCTGCGCACCGGCGTCCGGTGGAGCGGTCGGCACTACGTCCCCGGCGACTTCGCCTCCGGAGACGCACCCAACCAGGCCGTCACCGCAGCCGCCCAGTGCCTGTACGGGATCGCCCACGCCGTCGTTGGCGCCCTCGGCTGCTCGCCTGCTTTGGGCTTCGTTCACTCCGGCCACGAACTGTCGTTCGTCCTCGACGTGGCCGACCTGTACAAGACCGAGGTCGGCATCCCGGCCGCCTTCGACGCGGCCCTGGAGGGCCCCGACGACATCGCCTCCCGCACCCGCCGCGCCTTGCGGGAGCGGATCCGCACCACCGGCCTGCTGGACCGCTGCGTCGACGACATCAAGCGGCTGCTCGCACCGTACGCGAGACAGGAGAAGGACGGTACGGAGGCTGCGGCCACCGCTGACGACGCGGTGGCCCTGGTCGACGCGCTGGACGCCGAGGAAGCCGAGAACGCCTTTGATGGGGCGGACGAGTCGGACCGGGTGGAACTCCAGACCGATCGAGGGCGAACCGTGCCAGGCGGCCGCAACTACAGCGATGGGGCCGACCGGTGA
- the cas2e gene encoding type I-E CRISPR-associated endoribonuclease Cas2e, with product MITIVLTNCPAGLRGLLTRWLLEISPGVFVGNPSARIRDILWQEVKQYTANGRALLTYTTNTEQGFAFESHDHKWHPVTHEGLTLIRRPTNRPSPLADTGARGWSKASKRRRFGGR from the coding sequence GTGATCACGATCGTGCTCACCAACTGCCCCGCAGGACTGCGCGGCCTGCTCACCCGCTGGCTACTGGAGATCTCACCCGGCGTCTTCGTGGGCAACCCCTCCGCCCGGATCCGCGACATCCTCTGGCAGGAGGTGAAGCAGTACACCGCCAACGGGCGAGCCCTGCTCACCTACACCACCAACACCGAGCAGGGCTTCGCCTTCGAATCCCACGACCACAAATGGCACCCCGTCACCCACGAGGGCCTCACCCTGATCCGCCGCCCCACCAACCGGCCCAGCCCGCTGGCGGACACGGGCGCCAGGGGCTGGAGCAAGGCATCGAAGCGGCGGCGGTTCGGTGGGCGGTAG
- a CDS encoding NAD(P)H-binding protein, whose amino-acid sequence MRIVIAGGHGQIALHLERRLAARGDRPVGLIRRSAQADALRDHGAEPVVFDLEAATPEQLAVVLDRADAVVFAAGAGAGSGAARKDTVDRAGAVLLADAAELAGVHRYVLLSSMGADAQAPDGTDPVFGAYLRAKGAADDDLRSRTALHWTVLRPGRLTDSPATGRVKLADSTGPGAVPREDVAAVLAALLSDPAPLVGRTVELVAGPDAVAAAVAGA is encoded by the coding sequence ATGCGAATCGTCATCGCCGGAGGCCACGGTCAGATCGCGCTCCACCTGGAGCGCCGGCTCGCCGCGCGCGGCGACCGCCCGGTGGGCCTCATCCGCCGCTCGGCCCAGGCCGACGCGCTGCGTGACCACGGTGCCGAGCCGGTGGTCTTCGACCTCGAAGCGGCCACCCCCGAGCAACTCGCCGTCGTCCTCGACCGAGCCGACGCGGTCGTCTTCGCCGCCGGTGCCGGCGCGGGCAGCGGCGCCGCCCGCAAGGACACCGTCGACCGGGCCGGCGCCGTCCTGCTCGCCGACGCCGCCGAGCTGGCCGGCGTCCACCGCTACGTCCTGCTCTCCTCGATGGGTGCCGACGCCCAGGCCCCCGACGGCACGGACCCGGTCTTCGGCGCCTACCTGCGCGCGAAGGGCGCCGCCGACGACGACCTGCGCTCACGCACCGCCCTGCACTGGACGGTGCTGCGCCCCGGCCGCCTGACCGACTCCCCCGCCACCGGCCGGGTCAAGCTCGCCGACTCCACCGGCCCCGGCGCCGTCCCCCGCGAGGACGTGGCAGCGGTGCTGGCCGCCCTGCTCAGCGACCCGGCACCCCTGGTGGGGCGCACGGTGGAGCTGGTGGCCGGCCCGGACGCCGTGGCGGCGGCGGTCGCGGGGGCTTGA